The following proteins are co-located in the Candidatus Paracaedibacter acanthamoebae genome:
- the dksA gene encoding RNA polymerase-binding protein DksA, with translation MNKTLSITYRPSDDEEFMNSTQREYFKQRLLSWREQLLKESSETINNLQVEAIAEADIVDSAANEADRAIELRARDRERKLINKIEEALRRIEDGSYGYCEETGDPISVRRLEARPIATLSIEAQERHERRERLQRDF, from the coding sequence ATGAATAAAACCCTTTCCATCACCTATCGTCCGAGCGATGATGAAGAGTTCATGAACTCGACGCAACGAGAATATTTTAAACAAAGATTATTGTCGTGGCGTGAACAGCTTTTAAAAGAATCGTCCGAAACAATCAATAATTTGCAAGTCGAAGCAATTGCGGAGGCAGATATTGTTGATTCTGCGGCAAATGAAGCTGACAGGGCCATTGAGCTTAGAGCTCGCGACCGTGAACGCAAACTGATCAACAAGATTGAAGAAGCCTTACGCCGCATTGAAGATGGAAGTTATGGTTATTGCGAAGAAACAGGGGATCCAATTAGCGTTAGACGCTTAGAAGCACGCCCCATCGCCACCTTATCCATTGAAGCCCAGGAACGGCACGAACGCCGTGAACGGCTCCAACGCGATTTCTAA
- a CDS encoding NAD(P)H-dependent flavin oxidoreductase, whose amino-acid sequence MTTLQKLWQRGCDFLGTEAAILGGAMSWVSERHLVSAISNAGGFGVIACGAMPVDLLDHEIKATQSLTSKPFGVNLITMHPQLMELIDVCVNNKVSHIVLAGGLPPADAIAKIKAANIKLMCFAPTLTLAKKLIRLGVDALVIEGNEAGGHIGPVSTSVLTQEILPHITEVPVFVAGGIGRGETIANYLLMGASGVQLGTRFVCATECQAHPAFKKAFLRASARDAIASVQLDSRLPVIPVRALQNAASIKFAEFQRDMIVKLDQGSIDLKDAQLEVEHFWGGALRRAVVEGDVENGSVMAGQSVGMVKEEQSTQGILSELVAQAATFLSRG is encoded by the coding sequence ATGACAACTCTCCAAAAACTATGGCAGCGGGGCTGTGACTTTTTAGGGACAGAAGCTGCAATTCTTGGTGGCGCCATGAGCTGGGTTTCGGAACGCCATCTTGTTTCTGCAATTTCTAATGCTGGTGGCTTTGGTGTTATCGCCTGTGGGGCAATGCCCGTTGATCTTTTGGATCACGAAATTAAAGCGACTCAATCCTTAACGTCCAAACCTTTTGGTGTCAATCTCATCACAATGCACCCACAACTGATGGAATTGATTGATGTTTGTGTTAATAATAAGGTTAGCCATATTGTTCTGGCTGGAGGCTTACCACCCGCTGATGCTATTGCTAAAATTAAGGCGGCCAATATTAAGTTGATGTGCTTTGCCCCCACATTGACTTTGGCCAAAAAGTTGATCCGTTTAGGGGTGGATGCTCTCGTCATTGAAGGTAATGAAGCGGGCGGTCATATCGGTCCGGTCTCCACCAGTGTTTTGACTCAAGAGATTTTGCCCCATATTACTGAGGTGCCCGTGTTTGTCGCTGGTGGTATTGGCCGTGGGGAGACAATTGCTAATTATTTATTGATGGGCGCTTCCGGTGTACAGTTGGGCACACGGTTTGTCTGTGCGACAGAATGCCAAGCTCACCCCGCTTTCAAGAAAGCCTTTTTGCGAGCGAGTGCTCGCGACGCCATAGCCTCCGTTCAACTTGATTCACGCTTGCCCGTTATTCCTGTGCGTGCCTTACAGAATGCCGCCTCTATCAAGTTCGCAGAATTTCAACGCGATATGATTGTTAAGCTGGATCAGGGGAGTATCGACCTTAAAGATGCTCAGCTTGAAGTCGAGCATTTCTGGGGAGGCGCTCTCCGCCGAGCTGTTGTGGAAGGCGATGTAGAGAATGGATCTGTTATGGCAGGTCAGAGTGTCGGAATGGTTAAGGAAGAGCAATCAACACAAGGTATCCTGAGTGAATTAGTCGCGCAAGCTGCTACATTTTTATCGCGCGGTTGA
- a CDS encoding aspartate kinase: protein MKFGGTSVADIGRLEHVALKVRRQVEAGHQVAVVVSAMAGVTNQLVGYAKALGGVESLPEYDAVVSTGEQITTALLALALQQIGVPAQSFMGWQIPIKTDNCHGRATIQSIETQSLEVCWKEGIVPIVAGFQGVNSHHRITTLGRGGSDTTAVAIAAAVKADRCDIYTDVDGVYTADPRIVPFARKLDEISYAEMLELAAQGAKVLHPRSVGKAMMSDVPVQVLSSFEDKPGTMVTSSAQLVEVGISGVTHSTGWLKLTVGVGDKLSTNIKKVRSLLGKADIPHEMMVMNMIQGGHIDLFIPHGHLTWVLMVLEEHKIASESQISVISDLAKVTLVGRGLITENGYSQKLLQAMKNLDFSTYLATLTTQKFSIGVHEAQACELVRYLHYHFNLDQINDNSPKTMAAGL from the coding sequence ATGAAGTTTGGCGGAACATCTGTTGCTGATATTGGTCGGTTGGAACATGTCGCCCTAAAAGTACGCCGGCAAGTGGAAGCGGGGCATCAAGTTGCCGTGGTGGTTTCAGCTATGGCGGGTGTAACAAATCAGTTAGTGGGTTATGCTAAAGCCTTGGGGGGTGTTGAATCGCTGCCCGAATATGATGCGGTCGTCTCTACGGGGGAACAAATTACCACCGCCTTATTAGCCTTGGCTTTACAGCAAATCGGCGTTCCTGCCCAATCGTTTATGGGATGGCAGATTCCGATCAAGACTGATAACTGCCACGGACGGGCGACTATACAATCCATTGAGACCCAATCCCTTGAAGTTTGCTGGAAAGAAGGAATTGTTCCCATTGTTGCCGGGTTTCAAGGTGTAAACTCACACCATCGTATTACAACTCTAGGGCGTGGCGGATCCGATACAACAGCTGTGGCGATTGCTGCTGCCGTTAAGGCCGATCGCTGTGATATTTATACGGATGTGGATGGCGTTTATACGGCGGATCCGCGTATAGTGCCCTTTGCTCGTAAGCTGGATGAAATATCCTATGCTGAGATGCTAGAATTAGCCGCGCAAGGCGCAAAGGTTTTACATCCGCGATCCGTTGGGAAGGCGATGATGTCAGATGTACCCGTTCAGGTTCTCTCTAGCTTTGAGGATAAACCGGGAACGATGGTTACGAGTTCGGCTCAGTTGGTCGAGGTCGGCATCAGTGGGGTTACCCACAGCACGGGGTGGCTTAAACTAACTGTAGGTGTGGGTGATAAACTATCAACCAATATTAAGAAAGTTCGGTCCCTTTTAGGAAAGGCTGACATCCCTCATGAAATGATGGTCATGAATATGATCCAGGGTGGCCATATTGACTTGTTTATTCCTCATGGGCATTTGACCTGGGTGCTGATGGTCTTAGAGGAGCATAAGATTGCCTCAGAATCACAAATTTCTGTGATATCGGATCTTGCTAAGGTAACTCTTGTGGGGCGGGGGCTTATTACAGAAAACGGATATAGCCAAAAACTGTTGCAAGCTATGAAAAACCTTGACTTTTCAACTTATCTTGCTACGCTAACAACACAAAAGTTTAGCATCGGAGTTCATGAAGCTCAAGCTTGTGAGCTGGTGCGTTATTTACATTATCATTTTAATCTGGATCAAATCAATGACAACTCTCCAAAAACTATGGCAGCGGGGCTGTGA
- the ubiG gene encoding bifunctional 2-polyprenyl-6-hydroxyphenol methylase/3-demethylubiquinol 3-O-methyltransferase UbiG, with product MSDFKINTLDPAEIARFSKISSQWWDENGPFKPLHHLNPTRLDYITKQLSQHYFKNTDKSLNFQGLSILDIGCGGGLITEPLTRLGATVTGIDASEKTIEIAKAHAALMNLGIQYTCTTAEDLATTQQQYDAVLALEIIEHVADVSGFIKTCQQLVKPGGLVIFSTINRTLKSYAIAIVGAEYVMRWLPVGTHDWKKFLTPSELGTRIRESSLTIQDITGMSFNPLNWSWRLSRDLDVNYFITSVKK from the coding sequence ATGTCAGATTTTAAAATAAACACACTTGATCCGGCAGAAATTGCTCGATTTTCAAAAATCAGCAGCCAATGGTGGGATGAAAATGGTCCCTTTAAGCCCCTCCATCATCTTAACCCTACTCGGCTTGACTATATTACCAAACAGCTTTCCCAGCACTATTTTAAAAATACGGACAAATCCTTGAACTTTCAAGGACTATCCATTCTCGACATTGGATGTGGGGGCGGGCTAATTACAGAACCCCTGACACGCCTTGGCGCCACCGTCACAGGAATTGATGCCAGCGAAAAAACCATTGAGATTGCCAAGGCGCATGCAGCCTTAATGAATCTGGGCATTCAGTACACCTGTACAACAGCAGAAGACCTCGCGACAACGCAGCAACAATACGATGCGGTTTTAGCTTTAGAAATCATTGAGCACGTCGCTGATGTCAGTGGTTTTATTAAAACCTGTCAGCAGCTTGTTAAACCGGGCGGGCTCGTTATTTTCTCAACCATCAACCGGACCCTTAAATCTTATGCCATCGCCATTGTCGGCGCAGAATATGTGATGCGCTGGTTACCGGTAGGGACTCATGACTGGAAAAAGTTCTTAACACCCAGCGAGCTTGGCACACGCATCAGAGAATCAAGCCTCACAATCCAAGATATTACCGGTATGTCCTTCAACCCTCTTAACTGGTCGTGGCGTCTATCACGTGATTTAGATGTGAATTACTTTATCACAAGCGTTAAAAAATAA
- a CDS encoding MlaA family lipoprotein: MKIFRELLLATILICPILAESQSGSSNSEEETAVGEVNDPLEPFNRGMYAVNSVIDGLVMKPLAIAWRLVLPQPARDGAGHVLTNLKSPITATNHLLQGEPKQAATAVARFFINTTVGILGIFDAAADLGLPGEETSFNETLGVWGVNTGPYLIIPILGPSSVRHVVGMGGDYFMQPYNYYFNGDSHHGDSWVPTAIAGVDAIHHRNLVLESVDDVVDNAADPYATFRSAYFQYQSHRLKKRKERHSAK, translated from the coding sequence ATGAAAATCTTCAGAGAGCTGCTGCTAGCGACTATTCTTATCTGTCCTATTCTTGCGGAAAGCCAATCCGGTTCTTCTAATAGTGAGGAAGAAACTGCAGTGGGCGAAGTTAATGATCCGTTAGAGCCTTTTAACAGAGGTATGTATGCGGTTAACAGTGTCATTGATGGTTTGGTGATGAAGCCATTAGCAATTGCGTGGCGCTTAGTCTTGCCTCAGCCAGCCCGCGATGGAGCAGGGCACGTTTTGACTAATCTTAAGTCTCCAATCACAGCGACCAATCATTTATTGCAAGGGGAGCCAAAACAAGCGGCAACAGCGGTAGCTCGTTTTTTTATTAATACGACAGTTGGTATCTTAGGGATATTTGATGCGGCTGCTGATCTGGGGTTGCCAGGAGAAGAAACAAGCTTTAATGAAACATTGGGTGTGTGGGGTGTTAATACTGGTCCATATTTAATTATCCCGATCCTTGGGCCATCAAGCGTGCGCCATGTGGTAGGGATGGGGGGCGATTATTTCATGCAACCCTACAACTATTACTTTAATGGTGATAGTCATCATGGCGATTCTTGGGTCCCCACAGCTATAGCGGGCGTTGATGCGATTCACCATAGAAACCTAGTTCTCGAATCTGTTGACGATGTGGTGGACAACGCAGCAGATCCCTATGCAACTTTCCGCAGTGCCTACTTTCAATATCAATCACATCGCTTAAAAAAGCGAAAAGAGCGGCACTCTGCAAAGTGA